The Acidimicrobiales bacterium genome includes a window with the following:
- a CDS encoding type II secretion system F family protein, whose product MTAFVISLMFAGVAGVLAWQVLTALSEHQAREDALLRAVGGEEIVDERQITLAESRTNRLLVPILSGLTEAGRKITPVGFREKAAKQLRAAGRGSDDDLDRYLAMRTLGLCAIPVTTLLAFKFLGFNPKGLAIAVLLGVVLGVLPATRVSQAAAKRQKAIGRQLPDVLDLLVISIEAGLGFEQALERTIDAVPGPLSDEFSLMLGEVRAGATRADALRELSERVDEEDLRRFVLAVLQADKFGVSIGRMLRNQADEVRTARRQKAQEQAQKAPVKMLIPMVFCIFPSIFIVIIGPAILNVAHNFK is encoded by the coding sequence ATGACCGCATTCGTCATTTCTCTCATGTTCGCCGGCGTTGCCGGCGTTCTTGCCTGGCAGGTGCTCACGGCCCTGTCGGAGCATCAGGCGCGGGAAGATGCGCTGCTGCGAGCCGTCGGCGGAGAGGAAATCGTCGACGAGCGCCAGATCACCCTGGCCGAAAGCCGGACGAACCGCCTTCTCGTACCGATTCTCAGCGGTCTCACGGAGGCCGGCCGCAAGATCACGCCCGTCGGATTCCGTGAGAAGGCGGCCAAGCAGTTGCGCGCCGCTGGACGCGGCTCCGACGACGACCTCGACCGCTACCTCGCCATGCGCACCCTCGGCCTGTGCGCCATCCCGGTCACGACGTTGCTGGCGTTCAAGTTCCTCGGGTTCAACCCCAAGGGCCTGGCGATCGCCGTCTTGCTCGGCGTCGTGCTCGGCGTCCTGCCCGCCACCCGGGTCAGTCAGGCTGCGGCCAAGCGCCAGAAGGCGATCGGCCGGCAGCTGCCCGACGTGCTCGACCTCCTCGTCATCTCCATCGAGGCCGGCCTCGGCTTCGAGCAGGCGCTCGAGCGCACCATCGACGCCGTTCCCGGCCCGCTGAGTGACGAGTTCTCGCTCATGCTCGGCGAGGTGCGCGCCGGTGCCACGCGTGCCGACGCTCTGCGTGAGCTGTCCGAGCGCGTGGACGAGGAGGACCTTCGCCGATTCGTTCTCGCGGTGCTCCAGGCGGACAAGTTCGGCGTGTCGATCGGTCGCATGCTGCGCAACCAGGCTGACGAGGTGCGCACCGCCCGTCGTCAGAAGGCGCAGGAGCAGGCGCAGAAGGCCCCGGTGAAAATGCTGATTCCCATGGTCTTCTGCATTTTCCCGTCTATCTTCATCGTCATTATCGGTCCCGCAATCCTGAACGTCGCGCACAACTTCAAATGA
- a CDS encoding CpaF family protein, with protein MSLAQRLQVVTNPGDKARDPALENLRQRIHRQLIEELGPVLSDRDVEAADLRKRVLDSLSTAIDAEKAAISAADRASLITEVADDIIGYGPITKFLEDETVTEVMVNGPDQVYIEQHGKLTRVASGFSDEGHVRRVIDKIVVQVGRRVDESTPMVDARLPDGSRVNAVIHPLAIEGPFLTIRKFAKDPFQVEDLINFGTLCPEVVPLLEACVKGKLNIVVSGGTGTGKTTLLNVLSGFIPGNERVVTIEDAKELQMHQDHVLSMEARPQNIEGRGEVTIRDLVKNSLRMRPDRIVVGECRSGEALDMLQAMNTGHDGSLTTVHSNSPRDTLSRIETMVMMAGFDLPIKAIREQMASALDLIVHATRLRDGSRRVTHITEVQGMEGDLITLQDVFLFDYNAGVDESGRFLGTLQSTGNRPKFMEKLAHYGIKVPTSVFLGDGAHGAAHSEAARTRTTLRRR; from the coding sequence ATGTCCCTCGCCCAACGTCTTCAAGTCGTCACCAACCCGGGTGACAAAGCGCGTGACCCCGCGCTGGAGAATCTGCGTCAGCGCATCCACCGCCAGCTCATCGAAGAGCTCGGTCCCGTGTTGTCGGACCGCGACGTCGAAGCCGCCGATCTGCGCAAGCGGGTGCTCGACTCGCTGTCGACAGCCATCGACGCCGAGAAGGCGGCCATTTCCGCTGCCGATCGCGCCTCTCTCATCACCGAGGTCGCCGACGACATCATCGGCTACGGCCCCATCACCAAGTTCCTCGAGGACGAGACGGTGACTGAAGTCATGGTCAACGGCCCCGACCAGGTGTACATCGAACAGCACGGCAAACTCACGCGAGTCGCGTCCGGCTTCAGCGACGAAGGCCACGTTCGGCGCGTGATCGACAAGATCGTGGTGCAGGTTGGCCGTCGCGTCGACGAGTCGACCCCCATGGTCGACGCCCGTCTCCCCGACGGCTCCCGCGTCAACGCCGTCATCCACCCGCTGGCGATCGAGGGGCCGTTCCTCACCATTCGTAAGTTCGCCAAGGACCCGTTCCAGGTCGAGGATCTCATCAACTTCGGCACACTGTGCCCCGAAGTCGTTCCGCTCCTCGAAGCGTGTGTGAAGGGCAAGCTCAACATCGTCGTTTCCGGCGGTACCGGTACCGGTAAGACGACGCTGTTGAACGTGTTGTCGGGCTTCATTCCCGGCAACGAGCGCGTGGTGACGATCGAAGACGCCAAAGAACTCCAGATGCATCAGGACCACGTCCTGTCGATGGAAGCCCGCCCGCAGAACATCGAAGGCCGCGGTGAGGTCACGATCCGGGATCTCGTCAAGAACTCACTGCGTATGCGCCCCGACCGCATCGTCGTCGGTGAGTGCCGGTCGGGCGAAGCCCTCGACATGCTCCAGGCGATGAACACTGGTCACGACGGATCGTTGACGACGGTCCACTCCAACTCGCCCCGAGACACCCTCAGCCGCATCGAGACGATGGTGATGATGGCCGGCTTCGACCTGCCGATCAAGGCGATCCGCGAGCAGATGGCGTCGGCCCTCGACCTCATCGTGCACGCCACCCGCCTGCGCGACGGTTCACGTCGCGTCACCCACATCACGGAAGTGCAGGGCATGGAGGGAGACCTCATCACGCTCCAAGACGTGTTCCTCTTCGACTACAACGCCGGCGTCGACGAGAGCGGCCGCTTCCTCGGCACGCTCCAGTCGACGGGCAACCGGCCGAAGTTCATGGAGAAGTTGGCCCACTACGGCATCAAGGTCCCGACGTCCGTCTTCCTCGGAGACGGTGCGCACGGGGCAGCACATTCCGAAGCCGCCCGCACGCGCACCACGCTGAGGCGTCGGTGA
- a CDS encoding type II secretion system F family protein: protein MTVQYAGTEKPALTDFTVRNNGAIVNGVRVRPLSETQTPIGVVLVIDTSGSMRQQGRIEAAKAAADTFVAGRGPTEKIAVVAFSDQPLVVHPFSADNGAAAAVDGLQPSGGTALWDAVRLASGLFSAEPDVQPNIVVLSDGADSASTATEADAASAALGAHAVVHTIAFGTAGLDTAGLESLAHATGGQSMVTTTSAGVSDLFAAVRRSLDEQFELSWKATDNAPLNLDVSVRDAATTARGNPGAVSQADNTAPQIVKAPSGFKHFAQTTGRPLAILFAAAFGAMAVIGIALYGKSNGALGSRLRAYESDARPEKSADEESGVNLATSAFARNAIDAATAAMEGRGILEWVEKKLDAARLPIRAAEASFFTLAFACLLSVLAFVLGGFFSALLAFAAGIGVPIAVVTLLGWNRKRKFLKQMPAMLQLLASSLRAGYALLQGCEAVAREMEDPMGAELRRVLAEARLGRSLDDALDEMAVRMDSEDFSWVVMAISIQRNVGGNLAELLDTVADTMQARTRLRREVKALTAEGRMSAIILVIMPPALMLAMRVLSPGYLDPLFGETVGKIMLGIGASLMVAGWFWMQKMIKVDV, encoded by the coding sequence ATGACTGTCCAATACGCCGGCACCGAGAAGCCGGCGCTCACCGACTTCACCGTGCGCAACAACGGCGCCATCGTCAACGGCGTGCGCGTACGCCCGCTGTCGGAGACGCAGACGCCGATCGGCGTCGTCCTCGTGATCGACACGTCCGGATCCATGCGCCAGCAGGGCCGCATCGAGGCCGCCAAGGCGGCGGCGGACACGTTCGTTGCCGGACGCGGTCCGACCGAGAAGATCGCCGTCGTGGCCTTCTCCGACCAGCCGCTGGTCGTACATCCATTCTCCGCTGACAACGGCGCGGCTGCCGCGGTCGACGGCCTCCAGCCGTCCGGCGGGACCGCTCTGTGGGACGCGGTGCGCCTCGCGTCAGGCCTGTTCAGTGCGGAGCCAGATGTCCAACCGAACATCGTGGTTCTGTCCGACGGCGCCGACTCGGCCTCCACTGCCACCGAAGCCGACGCCGCCAGCGCGGCCCTCGGTGCTCACGCCGTCGTCCACACCATCGCCTTCGGCACGGCGGGGCTCGACACGGCGGGCCTCGAGTCGCTGGCGCACGCCACCGGCGGCCAGTCAATGGTCACGACGACGAGCGCCGGGGTCTCCGACCTGTTCGCCGCCGTTCGCCGCAGCCTCGACGAGCAGTTCGAACTGTCCTGGAAGGCGACCGACAACGCCCCGCTGAATCTCGACGTGTCGGTGCGCGACGCCGCCACGACCGCTCGGGGCAACCCTGGTGCGGTCAGCCAAGCCGACAACACGGCGCCGCAGATCGTGAAGGCACCGAGCGGGTTCAAGCACTTCGCCCAGACAACGGGCCGGCCGCTGGCCATCCTATTCGCCGCGGCCTTTGGGGCCATGGCCGTCATCGGCATTGCCCTCTACGGCAAGAGCAATGGTGCGCTTGGTTCCCGCCTCCGGGCCTACGAGTCCGACGCGCGCCCCGAGAAGTCCGCGGACGAGGAGTCGGGCGTCAACCTCGCAACCTCTGCGTTCGCCCGCAACGCCATCGACGCGGCCACCGCCGCGATGGAGGGCCGCGGGATCCTCGAGTGGGTCGAGAAGAAGCTCGACGCCGCTCGGCTCCCGATCCGCGCCGCGGAAGCGTCCTTCTTCACCCTCGCCTTCGCCTGTCTCCTCAGCGTGCTCGCATTCGTGCTCGGTGGGTTCTTTTCCGCGCTGCTCGCTTTCGCCGCTGGCATCGGCGTCCCGATCGCCGTCGTGACCCTTCTGGGGTGGAACCGCAAGCGCAAGTTCCTCAAGCAGATGCCGGCAATGCTTCAGCTGTTGGCGAGCTCGCTGCGCGCCGGTTACGCCCTGTTGCAGGGGTGCGAGGCTGTCGCCCGGGAGATGGAGGATCCGATGGGCGCCGAGTTGCGCCGGGTGCTTGCCGAAGCCCGTCTCGGCCGCTCGCTCGACGACGCCCTCGACGAGATGGCGGTGCGGATGGACAGCGAGGACTTCTCGTGGGTCGTCATGGCGATTTCGATCCAGCGCAACGTCGGCGGCAACCTCGCGGAGCTGCTGGACACGGTGGCCGACACCATGCAGGCCCGCACCCGGCTGCGCCGCGAGGTGAAGGCGCTGACGGCTGAAGGCCGCATGTCGGCGATCATCCTCGTCATCATGCCGCCGGCCCTCATGCTCGCCATGAGGGTGCTATCGCCCGGCTACCTCGACCCGTTGTTCGGCGAAACCGTCGGCAAGATCATGCTCGGCATCGGTGCGTCGCTCATGGTCGCCGGGTGGTTCTGGATGCAGAAGATGATCAAGGTGGACGTCTGA